In one window of Neisseria subflava DNA:
- a CDS encoding EamA family transporter produces MSSNAWLFWALASAGFASLTAIFAKMGLQGIDSDFATFIRTLVILAALVLFLTYTGKWQGVNGFTGRNWTFLILSGLATGASWLSYFKALQLGNASQVAPVDKFSLVLVALMAVVFLDERPSTQEWIGLGLVTAGVLTLALKR; encoded by the coding sequence ATGAGCAGCAACGCATGGCTGTTTTGGGCATTGGCATCGGCAGGCTTCGCCTCATTGACCGCCATTTTCGCCAAAATGGGTTTACAGGGCATAGATTCGGATTTCGCCACCTTTATCCGCACCTTGGTCATCCTCGCCGCTTTGGTATTGTTTTTAACCTACACCGGCAAATGGCAGGGCGTGAACGGCTTTACCGGCCGTAACTGGACATTCCTCATCCTATCCGGCCTCGCCACCGGCGCTTCTTGGCTCTCCTACTTCAAAGCCCTGCAACTGGGCAACGCCTCGCAAGTCGCACCCGTCGACAAATTCAGCCTGGTCTTAGTCGCCCTGATGGCCGTCGTTTTCTTAGACGAACGGCCAAGCACGCAGGAGTGGATAGGTTTAGGCTTGGTAACCGCAGGCGTATTGACTTTGGCTTTGAAACGATAA
- a CDS encoding extracellular solute-binding protein, whose protein sequence is MKKSVLAVLAALSLAACGGGEKKAEQPQAGSAPAANAEAAATDTLNIYNWSNYVDESTVEDFKKANNLKLTYDLYENNETLEAKMLTGKSGYDLVVPGIAFLPRQIEAGAYQKINKDLIPNYKNIDPELLKMLETADPGNQYAVPYFSGVNTLAITAKGKELLGGKLPENGWDLLFKPEYTNKLKSCGIALWDTPSEMFPILLNYLGKDPKGSNPEDLKAAAEVLKTIRPDVKRFSPSIIDELARGDICLAAGNGGDLNLAKARSEEVKNNVGIEVLTPKGMGFWIESWLIPADAKNVVNAHKYINYTLDPEVAAKNGIAVTFAPASKPAREKMPAELVNTRSIFPNEQDMKDGFVMPQMSADAKKLSVNLWQKIKVGSN, encoded by the coding sequence ATGAAAAAATCTGTATTAGCCGTATTGGCCGCATTGTCTCTGGCCGCGTGCGGCGGTGGCGAGAAAAAAGCCGAGCAACCTCAAGCAGGCAGCGCGCCTGCTGCCAATGCCGAGGCAGCCGCTACCGATACTTTGAATATTTACAACTGGTCAAACTACGTTGACGAAAGTACAGTCGAAGACTTCAAAAAAGCCAACAATTTGAAGCTGACTTACGATTTGTATGAAAACAACGAAACGCTGGAAGCCAAAATGCTGACCGGCAAATCCGGCTATGACTTGGTTGTGCCCGGTATTGCCTTCCTGCCGCGCCAAATTGAGGCAGGCGCATACCAAAAAATCAATAAGGATCTGATTCCGAACTATAAAAACATCGACCCTGAATTGCTGAAGATGTTGGAAACCGCCGACCCGGGCAATCAATACGCCGTGCCTTACTTCTCCGGCGTGAACACTTTGGCGATTACGGCGAAGGGTAAAGAGCTTTTGGGCGGCAAGCTGCCTGAAAACGGCTGGGATTTGCTGTTCAAACCTGAATACACCAACAAGCTAAAATCTTGCGGCATCGCTTTGTGGGATACCCCTAGCGAAATGTTCCCAATCTTGTTGAACTACTTGGGTAAAGATCCTAAAGGCTCGAATCCTGAAGATTTGAAAGCGGCGGCGGAAGTTTTGAAAACCATCCGTCCTGACGTGAAACGTTTCAGCCCTTCCATCATTGACGAATTGGCGCGCGGCGACATCTGCTTGGCGGCAGGTAACGGCGGCGACTTGAACTTGGCCAAAGCGCGTTCTGAAGAAGTGAAAAACAATGTCGGCATCGAAGTGTTGACTCCGAAAGGCATGGGCTTCTGGATCGAATCTTGGCTGATTCCGGCCGATGCGAAAAACGTCGTCAATGCCCACAAGTACATCAACTACACGCTGGATCCCGAAGTGGCTGCGAAAAACGGTATCGCCGTAACCTTCGCGCCGGCCAGCAAACCTGCACGCGAAAAAATGCCTGCCGAGCTGGTAAATACACGTTCTATTTTCCCGAACGAGCAAGACATGAAAGACGGTTTCGTCATGCCTCAAATGAGCGCAGATGCAAAAAAACTGTCTGTCAACTTGTGGCAGAAAATCAAAGTCGGTTCAAATTAA
- the rpsT gene encoding 30S ribosomal protein S20 — translation MANSAQARKRARQSVKQRAHNASLRTAFRTAVKKVLKAVEAGDKAAAQAVYQESVKVIDRIADKGVFHKNKAARHKSRLSAKVKALA, via the coding sequence ATGGCAAACAGCGCACAAGCCCGCAAACGTGCCCGCCAGTCGGTTAAACAACGCGCCCACAACGCCAGCCTGCGTACTGCATTCCGTACCGCTGTGAAAAAAGTGTTGAAAGCAGTTGAAGCCGGCGACAAAGCTGCTGCTCAAGCAGTTTACCAAGAATCCGTTAAAGTCATCGACCGTATCGCTGACAAAGGCGTATTCCACAAAAACAAAGCAGCCCGTCATAAAAGCCGTCTGTCTGCTAAAGTAAAAGCTTTGGCTTAA
- a CDS encoding phospholipase A yields the protein MNKMLKHSLSIGFIAAAPLAAADTAALHCTTIQDNATRLACYDNIYSAQLPPQSPLPQAQTETAKTPVDLEQSVRKSIEKKEAAIVFDNPIHPNISDEVLSETADSYAPLSLMYDLDKNDTRGLLSVREHNPMYLMPVWYNSSPNYYPESPSRGVTTQEKFSEQKRLETKMQVSFKSKIAEDLFKTRADVWFGYTQKSDWQIFNQGRKSAPFRNTDYEPEIFITQPVKADLPFGGKLRMVGAGFVHQSNGQSRPESRSWNRVYAMSGMEWGKLTVIPRVWMRAFDQKGDDDDNPDINKYMGYGDLKVQYRLNDKQNVYSVLRYNPKSGRGAVEAAYTFPIKGKLKGVVRGFHGYGESLIDYNHKQNGIGFGLMFNDWDGI from the coding sequence ATGAACAAGATGTTGAAACATTCCCTAAGTATCGGATTCATTGCCGCCGCCCCACTGGCCGCCGCCGATACTGCCGCCCTACACTGCACCACCATTCAAGACAACGCCACCCGTTTGGCGTGTTACGACAACATCTACTCGGCGCAACTCCCCCCTCAATCCCCACTGCCGCAAGCGCAAACCGAAACCGCCAAAACACCGGTTGACCTCGAACAAAGCGTCCGCAAGAGCATTGAGAAAAAAGAAGCGGCCATCGTATTCGACAACCCTATCCATCCGAATATTTCAGACGAAGTATTAAGCGAAACTGCCGACAGCTACGCGCCTTTAAGCCTGATGTACGATTTGGATAAAAACGACACACGCGGCCTGTTGAGCGTACGCGAGCATAATCCTATGTACCTCATGCCCGTTTGGTACAACAGCAGCCCCAACTACTACCCGGAATCCCCCAGTCGCGGCGTAACCACACAGGAAAAATTCAGCGAGCAGAAACGCCTCGAAACCAAAATGCAGGTTTCCTTCAAAAGCAAGATTGCCGAAGATTTATTCAAAACCCGTGCCGACGTATGGTTTGGCTATACCCAAAAATCCGACTGGCAAATCTTCAACCAAGGCCGCAAATCCGCTCCGTTCCGCAACACCGACTACGAGCCTGAAATCTTCATTACCCAACCTGTTAAAGCAGACCTGCCTTTCGGCGGCAAACTGCGCATGGTTGGCGCAGGTTTTGTTCACCAGTCCAACGGTCAAAGCCGCCCCGAATCCCGCTCATGGAACCGCGTTTACGCCATGTCTGGCATGGAATGGGGCAAGCTGACCGTTATTCCTAGAGTTTGGATGCGCGCCTTCGACCAAAAAGGAGATGACGACGACAATCCGGACATCAACAAATACATGGGCTACGGCGACTTGAAAGTCCAATACCGCCTCAATGACAAACAAAATGTTTATTCCGTCCTGCGTTACAACCCGAAAAGCGGACGCGGTGCCGTTGAAGCTGCTTATACCTTCCCAATTAAAGGCAAACTCAAAGGCGTTGTCCGCGGTTTCCACGGCTACGGCGAAAGCCTGATTGACTACAACCACAAACAAAACGGCATCGGCTTCGGCCTGATGTTCAACGACTGGGACGGTATCTAA
- a CDS encoding DUF502 domain-containing protein, which yields MTEAAAESGKIAKALKKYLITGVLVWLPIAVTIWAMTYIISAADRLISLLPESWQPQHFWGFNIPGLGIVAATIVLFVTGVFAANVLGRRILGAWDSLLGRIPVVKSIYSSVKKVSESLLSDSSRSFKTPVLVPFPQPGIWTIAFVSGHIPDKLKGSLPQDDDYISVYVPTTPNPTGGYYIMVKKSDVRELDMSVDQALKYVISLGMVMPDDLPVKALPAQKPSEDGDTKHNN from the coding sequence ATGACAGAAGCCGCAGCCGAAAGCGGAAAAATCGCCAAGGCTTTAAAGAAATACCTGATTACAGGCGTACTGGTTTGGTTGCCGATTGCCGTAACCATCTGGGCGATGACCTACATCATATCCGCCGCCGACAGGCTGATCAGCCTATTGCCGGAAAGCTGGCAGCCCCAGCATTTCTGGGGATTCAACATACCCGGTTTGGGCATTGTTGCCGCCACCATCGTCTTGTTCGTTACCGGCGTATTTGCCGCCAACGTTTTAGGCAGACGGATTCTCGGCGCGTGGGACAGCCTTTTGGGACGCATTCCCGTCGTCAAATCCATCTACTCCAGCGTTAAAAAAGTTTCCGAATCCCTGCTCTCCGACAGCAGCCGCTCGTTCAAAACCCCCGTACTGGTTCCCTTTCCGCAACCGGGCATTTGGACGATAGCCTTTGTTTCCGGCCATATCCCCGACAAACTCAAAGGCAGCCTGCCGCAAGATGACGACTATATTTCCGTTTACGTCCCAACCACGCCCAACCCGACCGGCGGCTATTACATCATGGTTAAAAAAAGCGACGTTCGCGAGCTGGACATGAGTGTGGATCAGGCATTGAAATATGTAATTTCGCTGGGCATGGTGATGCCGGACGACTTACCGGTTAAAGCCCTACCCGCCCAAAAACCGTCTGAAGACGGTGATACCAAACATAACAATTAA
- the aspS gene encoding aspartate--tRNA ligase, with translation MRTNYCGLISEQYLDQTVTVKGWVHRRRDHGGVIFIDLRDREGIVQVVIDPDTPGAFATADSARNEYVLSITGRVRNRPEGTTNDKMISGKIEILAKEIEVLNAAATPPFQIDDENISENVRLTNRVIDLRRPVMQRNLRLRYQVAMGVRRYLDAQGFIDIETPMLTRSTPEGARDYLVPSRVHPGEFFALPQSPQLFKQLLMVAGFDRYYQITKCFRDEDLRADRQPEFTQIDLETSFLNEDEIMDITEGMAKQVFQDALGVDLGDFPRMPYSEAMFYYGSDKPDMRINLKFTELTDLMKTEEFKVFRGAADMKGGRVVALRVPNGAKFSRKEIDEYTKFVGIYGAKGLAYIKVNDVSNLSNGEDSGLQSPIVKFLSENALKEIIERTGAQNGDIIFFGADKTKVVNEAIGALRIKVGLEHGAENGYFVDEWKPLWVVDFPMFEYDEDADRYVAVHHPFTAPKEGHEDLMVSDPANCLARAYDMVLNGWEIGGGSIRIHRADVQEKVFAALKISPEEQQEKFGFLLDNLKFGAPPHGGLAFGLDRLVTLMTGAESIRDVIAFPKTQRAQCLLTNAPNAVDDKQLRELSLRLRQKAVETKEA, from the coding sequence ATGCGTACCAACTATTGCGGCCTTATCAGCGAGCAATACTTAGACCAAACCGTTACCGTCAAAGGCTGGGTACACCGCCGACGCGACCACGGTGGTGTGATTTTTATCGACCTGCGCGACCGCGAAGGCATCGTCCAAGTCGTGATTGACCCCGACACGCCCGGAGCGTTTGCCACTGCCGATTCCGCCCGCAACGAATACGTTTTGAGCATTACCGGCCGCGTGCGCAACCGTCCCGAAGGCACGACCAACGACAAAATGATTTCCGGCAAAATCGAAATCCTTGCCAAAGAAATCGAAGTGTTGAACGCCGCCGCTACGCCTCCGTTCCAAATCGACGATGAAAACATCAGCGAAAACGTTCGCCTGACCAACCGCGTTATCGACCTGCGCCGTCCGGTGATGCAGCGCAACCTGCGCCTGCGTTATCAAGTCGCTATGGGTGTTCGCCGTTATCTGGATGCGCAAGGCTTCATCGACATCGAAACCCCGATGCTGACCCGCTCCACGCCTGAAGGCGCGCGCGACTATCTCGTGCCGAGCCGCGTTCATCCGGGCGAGTTTTTCGCTCTGCCGCAATCGCCGCAATTGTTCAAACAACTGTTGATGGTGGCAGGTTTCGACCGTTACTACCAAATCACCAAGTGCTTCCGCGACGAAGACCTGCGTGCCGACCGCCAGCCCGAATTCACCCAAATCGACTTGGAAACCTCGTTCTTGAACGAGGATGAAATCATGGACATCACCGAAGGCATGGCAAAACAAGTCTTCCAAGACGCGCTGGGCGTGGACTTGGGCGATTTCCCGCGTATGCCTTACTCCGAAGCCATGTTCTACTACGGCTCCGACAAACCCGATATGCGCATCAACCTGAAATTCACCGAGCTGACCGACCTGATGAAAACGGAAGAATTCAAAGTCTTCCGTGGCGCAGCCGACATGAAAGGCGGCCGCGTGGTTGCCCTGCGCGTACCTAACGGCGCGAAATTCAGCCGCAAAGAAATCGACGAATACACCAAATTTGTCGGCATCTACGGCGCGAAAGGTTTGGCGTACATCAAAGTGAACGATGTCAGCAACCTTTCCAACGGCGAAGACAGCGGCCTGCAATCTCCAATCGTGAAATTCCTGTCTGAAAACGCCCTGAAAGAAATCATTGAGCGTACTGGCGCGCAAAACGGCGACATCATCTTCTTCGGCGCAGACAAAACCAAAGTCGTGAACGAAGCCATCGGCGCTTTGCGTATCAAAGTCGGTTTGGAACACGGCGCGGAAAACGGCTACTTCGTGGACGAATGGAAACCTTTGTGGGTTGTCGATTTCCCGATGTTCGAATACGACGAAGACGCCGACCGCTACGTTGCCGTACACCATCCGTTTACCGCGCCTAAAGAAGGTCACGAAGACCTGATGGTTTCCGACCCTGCAAACTGTTTGGCCCGTGCCTACGACATGGTATTGAACGGCTGGGAAATCGGCGGCGGCTCTATCCGTATCCACCGCGCAGACGTACAAGAGAAAGTATTTGCCGCGCTGAAAATCAGCCCCGAAGAGCAACAGGAAAAATTCGGCTTCCTCTTGGACAACCTGAAATTCGGCGCGCCTCCGCACGGCGGTTTGGCATTCGGCCTTGACCGTCTGGTGACACTGATGACCGGCGCCGAATCCATCCGCGACGTGATTGCCTTCCCGAAAACCCAACGCGCCCAATGTCTGCTGACCAACGCGCCAAATGCGGTGGACGACAAACAGCTGCGCGAATTGAGCCTGCGCCTGCGTCAGAAAGCAGTTGAAACAAAAGAAGCATAA
- a CDS encoding PIG-L deacetylase family protein, translated as MFLILTGLILTFFVSLFIITSIIHKKQFAYNTHQDYNYPSLPSTAHATLKGGSLTLPATISGQDTVIAKLRIKSTWAGLLVLPFVETISSKGKWKQYFEYGAKGVRYINLSDTFSDNDKTIRLEGKYLSLPDQEIELSVYPRENLNGKKILVLAPHADDAELSAYGLYEKHAANSMICTLTASEGGSFHYGNLYGKCDCDTQAQYLQKGRMRVWNSLTVPLLAGVPSENILQLGYFDSTLTAMRQNPEKEIKSTKIDTADVDIFRRANTSPLAKHLKPGSTWTSLVDNLGYLIETFQPDIIVTPSPNIDAHPDHQHTALAAIEALRKIDYRRGNLFLHTIHYLSDDFPIGKVGSSLSLPPPSEQPFYFQSIYSHPLDKEEQNRKLLALDAMNDIRPNSDGYMRWSTMIFKGLNKLRHHALHLDKDLVNRFVRSNEFFYTVPISDLYQEETLKQITYQGKAQ; from the coding sequence ATGTTTCTAATACTAACGGGGCTGATACTGACTTTTTTTGTTTCTTTGTTTATTATTACTTCAATTATTCATAAAAAACAGTTTGCCTACAACACACACCAAGACTATAACTATCCCTCCCTCCCCTCTACCGCGCATGCTACCCTCAAGGGTGGCAGCCTGACTTTGCCCGCCACTATCAGCGGGCAAGATACCGTTATTGCCAAACTCCGTATCAAATCCACTTGGGCAGGATTGCTGGTATTGCCTTTTGTTGAAACCATTTCATCTAAGGGAAAATGGAAGCAATATTTCGAATACGGCGCAAAAGGCGTGCGCTATATCAATCTGAGTGATACCTTCTCTGACAACGACAAAACCATCCGCTTGGAAGGCAAATACCTATCCTTGCCCGATCAAGAAATCGAACTCTCTGTTTATCCGCGTGAAAACCTCAACGGCAAAAAAATCCTTGTCCTCGCGCCTCATGCTGACGATGCCGAATTAAGCGCATACGGTTTGTACGAAAAACACGCCGCCAATTCAATGATCTGCACTTTAACTGCCAGCGAAGGCGGCAGCTTCCACTATGGTAATCTTTACGGCAAATGCGACTGCGACACTCAGGCCCAATATCTGCAAAAAGGCCGGATGCGTGTTTGGAACAGCCTGACCGTCCCCCTTTTGGCCGGCGTGCCGTCTGAAAACATCCTGCAACTGGGCTACTTCGACAGCACATTGACCGCCATGCGCCAAAATCCGGAAAAAGAGATTAAATCGACCAAAATCGATACGGCCGACGTCGATATTTTCCGCCGTGCCAATACCTCCCCATTGGCGAAACACCTCAAGCCCGGCTCGACTTGGACCAGCTTGGTGGACAACCTCGGCTATCTGATAGAAACGTTCCAGCCGGATATTATCGTGACGCCGTCCCCCAATATCGATGCGCATCCCGACCACCAACATACTGCGCTGGCCGCCATCGAAGCCCTGCGCAAAATCGATTACCGCCGCGGCAATCTGTTTTTGCACACCATACATTATCTGAGCGACGACTTCCCTATCGGCAAAGTAGGGTCTTCCCTCAGCCTGCCGCCGCCCTCCGAGCAACCGTTCTACTTCCAAAGCATCTATTCCCATCCTTTGGACAAAGAGGAACAAAACCGCAAACTGCTCGCCCTTGATGCCATGAACGACATCCGCCCCAATTCAGACGGCTATATGCGTTGGAGCACCATGATATTCAAAGGCCTAAACAAACTGCGGCACCACGCCCTCCATCTCGACAAAGACTTGGTCAACCGCTTTGTCCGCAGCAACGAATTCTTCTATACCGTCCCCATCAGCGACTTGTACCAAGAAGAGACGCTGAAACAAATCACCTATCAGGGCAAAGCCCAATAA
- the lpxH gene encoding UDP-2,3-diacylglucosamine diphosphatase, protein MMPIYFIADLHLSDSHPQLTALFQKFIQEKAVHAQAVYILGDLFDFWIGDDENSPLVQTIKQTIRSLTERGIACYFIHGNRDFLIGKAFTRDTGMTLLPEYAVIDLFGTPTLLCHGDTLCIDDHSYQKFRRTVHQKWLQRLFLLLPLTLRLNIATKIRKQSKQDKQHKTADIMDVNPAFTHETVQRFHTPLLIHGHTHRENIHRNADYTRIVLGDWRDNYASILEVDAEGYRFIAL, encoded by the coding sequence ATCATGCCGATTTACTTCATCGCCGATTTGCACCTGAGCGACTCCCATCCTCAGCTGACCGCACTCTTCCAAAAATTTATCCAAGAAAAAGCCGTTCACGCCCAAGCCGTATACATTCTTGGCGACCTTTTCGATTTTTGGATCGGCGATGACGAAAACAGCCCTTTGGTTCAAACCATCAAACAAACCATCCGCAGCCTGACCGAGCGCGGCATTGCCTGCTATTTTATCCATGGCAACCGCGACTTCCTTATCGGCAAAGCCTTCACCCGCGATACCGGCATGACCTTACTGCCCGAGTACGCCGTTATCGACCTGTTCGGCACACCCACCCTGCTCTGTCACGGCGACACCCTCTGCATCGACGACCATTCTTATCAAAAATTCCGCCGTACCGTCCATCAAAAATGGCTGCAACGCCTGTTCCTGCTCCTGCCGCTCACGCTCCGACTGAACATCGCCACCAAAATCCGCAAGCAAAGCAAACAGGACAAACAACACAAAACCGCCGACATCATGGACGTCAATCCAGCCTTTACCCACGAAACCGTCCAACGCTTCCACACGCCCCTGCTCATCCACGGTCATACCCACCGCGAAAACATTCATCGCAACGCCGATTACACCCGCATTGTACTCGGCGACTGGCGCGATAATTACGCCTCCATTCTCGAAGTTGATGCCGAAGGCTACCGTTTTATCGCCTTATAA
- the serB gene encoding phosphoserine phosphatase SerB: MKKVLVLQHGDLGACDWSAFGSLVSAPSGKSVLRVPVDDDFELTDDMRAALIAQQIDGAVLPDVAFADLGLIVSDMDSTLITIECVDEIAAGVGLKDQVAEITEQSMRGELDFEQSLRKRVALLAGLDERVLEEVYENVLQLSPGAEFLLEECKRNDVKFMLVSGGFTFFTERLQQRLGLDFHFANVLEVENGKLTGRLKGRIIDAQAKTDLLREYRERLGLASWQVVAMGDGANDIPMILEAGFGIAYRAKPKTEANADACVRFGGLERIRGWFA, encoded by the coding sequence ATGAAGAAAGTTTTGGTGTTGCAACATGGGGATTTGGGCGCTTGCGACTGGTCGGCATTTGGCAGTTTGGTGTCTGCGCCATCAGGGAAGTCGGTGTTGCGTGTGCCGGTTGATGATGATTTTGAATTGACGGACGATATGCGTGCGGCGTTGATTGCGCAGCAGATAGATGGTGCGGTGTTGCCGGATGTGGCTTTTGCTGATTTGGGACTGATTGTCAGCGATATGGATTCGACGCTGATTACGATTGAGTGCGTGGATGAGATTGCGGCCGGTGTCGGGCTGAAAGATCAGGTGGCAGAGATTACGGAGCAGTCGATGCGCGGCGAGCTGGACTTTGAGCAGTCTTTGCGTAAGCGTGTGGCTTTGCTAGCCGGTTTGGACGAGCGCGTGTTGGAAGAGGTGTACGAGAATGTGTTACAGCTATCGCCGGGCGCGGAATTTTTGTTGGAAGAGTGCAAACGGAATGATGTGAAGTTTATGCTGGTGTCGGGCGGATTTACGTTTTTTACGGAACGTCTGCAACAACGCTTGGGCTTGGATTTCCATTTTGCGAATGTGTTGGAAGTGGAAAACGGCAAGCTGACAGGCCGTCTGAAAGGGCGGATTATCGATGCGCAGGCTAAGACGGATTTGTTGCGTGAATACCGTGAGCGTCTGGGTTTGGCTTCGTGGCAGGTGGTGGCGATGGGTGATGGTGCGAACGATATTCCGATGATATTGGAAGCTGGATTCGGCATTGCTTATCGGGCGAAACCGAAAACCGAAGCGAATGCGGATGCGTGTGTGCGCTTTGGTGGTTTGGAGCGGATACGCGGTTGGTTTGCGTAA